The nucleotide window agagcttgtaaccggaaagccaggtgtcgatcccaaaagcacggaagcttgacgaaagggggagcctgaagagtttaccgaaagggggagctgaagctaaAGACAGAACCacgggattctgttcaagcaagagggaGTCTATGGTTACTGATACCGTAaaaccttcaagaagactcagagagaaaaagaaagactagtcgctacgagtttgactacagattgactgcggcaatatccaagggggagtctgttagtgcagtaatgtctatcgccttcgtcaatcagaaccgtagcagaaaatgaagaattctagagtttatattgtttttagtaagaaaaggcaaggtggcaatattgtaattatGAGGGAATCACTCAtatgccttggcctataaataggagctttagggttAACGTTAGGGACTTTTAGCCATTTGTGTAACTTGGAGGTTAgaagttagagagagaaactagagagagaaagtcctCCAAGTGGTGATTCAAGGTTTGTACTACTTTCAGATCtatcaatggaatcacgttaatTGTACGGTTTGTGTTTCAGTCTCGTTCGTGCACGGATTCCGAACGTCGCAAGGTCCTTTCGCAATCGAATCGGAGTGAAAAACCGGGACCTACATTCAACGTCCTCTTTAACTCATCAaattttttaccatctgattgatgtttaacttgcaagtttaaaaaatctgacatgagctcatttagcttgtgttcaagatcaagattgtttaaacttacctgttgtcctgaagtttctggtatatcttcagaaagtgccatgagacagaagttggccatttcttcttcttcttcatcagaacagtCATCAGATAACCATGTATCTGtcccagcaattaagctgactttctgttgttgcttcttagcttcctcaagcttcttttcatagtaagcaacatctttcagcatCTTGGTCTTGCACTCAGATGCATAATTTTTGCTTGCACTTATATCACACCACCTCAGCCTTCCCTTTATCCTTAGAGCTAACTTCTTCTTTACATCTACCATCCATCCTCcctctatcactcctctggtatctctggcctcctcccctcaacctctgctcaaatgttttggtgagcagtgctatagcttcagcaaaagctgaaaaatctgatgatgtatcaaaagtttcaaaactctagctgtttgatggttgtggatcattggaagttgtttgtctttgtggGTTTGACAtgagagctaaagatccccctctttgaatggttacttcaaatatttcttcctctctggggatcaagatgctgtataagtcatgaagactcatgtttcctagttctaaggttgaggacaaagtcattgttagactcctccattctctaggcaaagaatcaagaaattttatgtttctttcatcatttgatttagttattccaaatttctttagctcgtttaaaagttttgtgaacctttgatatgtgtcatttaacttttcattaggtaaacttttaaacctttcataagatgagacgttatttgttctcttgtttcttttcatccttttctcctccttcacaaagattttccaaccgatcccatatttccttggctgatgcacaagcatcaacttgtgaaaatatgtcattaaggatggccattattaatagtgattttgctctttcatccccaGCCACCAGATCCTTGTTTTCCGCGctccagtttatttcacttttgggagcacgGGAGGCAGGGATTGCTGgtgtttggtcagttgctggaactgctggtatatcagtcattggtatatgtggacccctttcaatggattgaaacagagttcggtcatgaccattaaggaaactgaccatcctgattttccattgggggtattcctctctgaccagagtcggaggtttggacatagaaccaatgttaaaagcGTTATTCAAACTGGCCATATTTAGTaaaaagaagaagagcgattgattgtttgaaaataatttattcagtCTGCTccgataccaattgttggacccagtatggccttaacaacttctttttacgtaatatggcaagtgatttcagtatatgtgaaaaagatgtgcggaaatggaaatcagactttcaagaaacaagacctacagaattatcaagtttatatcactttgaaacaaatttgtttaacaaggtgattgtaagattattatctaataaaaatgaatcttgaattctgtgggtgagaagagcagtggagtttgggtgtttgtatatgaatgctaagcttcgaactcaattatcttctgcctctcgagccttctatttatagatggcggtgtacatgaataaacaattttTTATTCATGCAATTAGTCCtacgtaaagtagcaatttgacatattcgtggaatccatcgttcaagttgcatttgtaatcatgataaccaataatgtcatggttcggtcattggtggcaggatagagttgtgattttagacaagtggggtctTTCATCAGAAAGAATTTCTGATAAACGATTTCATccgaaattctggtgaacaaatcatcagaaagcctgatgatcagaatcgtcagaaactgatgatattttcatcagaaatatcatcagatccatcataaatgaccttctctgataatccaaatcaactcttgatcaacttgtgattctttgaagtagataatttgcatttcagttgtcctatctgatcttcttcttcttgctgtgatcttcaggactgttatctcttcagagatccagttgattgagattttcttcaatacttacaaataaagtttcctaacaatgTTGTATTCCCTCTTCTTCACAAAAATCGTTGAAAAGATTCGAGTTAAATTCGCCTCCCCTATCAGTTCTCAACACTTTAATCTTGAGTCCACTTTCTTTTTCAACCTGCATCTTAAATTTTTGAACctctgaaatgcttcatccttcGTTTTAATTAGTTAAACCCACATATAGCGAGAATAGTCATCAACAATCAGCAAAAAATAATTGTTACCCCCTTTTGTTGAAGCTGTGATTGGACCACATAAATCGGCGTGTAAGAGTTGCTACGGTTCCTTGGCTCTCCACAGTGTTTCTTTCGGAAAGCTTTGTCGTGCTTGTTTAGCTATCATACACCCTTCACACCCTTCACACACCTGTGATGGATGAGTCACGTGAGGCATACCCGTAACCATACCCTTACGAGTAATTTCTTCAAGCAATTGGAAATTAGCATAGCCCATACGTGCATGCCATAACCATGATTCATCATCTAATTTCATGGTTAGGCACATAGGCTTCCCCGGTGTCAACTTAATTTTGTAGAGCCTATTTTTTGACCTCTATACCTTCATAATCAACCGACCGGTCTCGTCATACATTTTCAGAAAGCCTTGATGTATTCCCACATCATAACTTTCCTCATCCATCTGTCCTAGGCTTATCACATTGCGACGTAGGGCAGGTATGAAATAGACATTGGGAATGATAAAATGTTCACCATTTTTACAATCAAACAGTAAAGTACCTTTCCCTTTGATCTGTACTTTTGAGCCATCCCCAAAGCAAACTTGACCTGTCACTTTTTCGTCTAATTCTGAAAACAAGTTCTTCTGCCCAGTCATGTGGTTACTGGCGCCATTGTCCAAGTACCACATGTTTCCATCATACTTCTCTTCTCGGTACTGGTCAGGATACACTTTTTCTTCATTTAAGTGGACCATCTTTGCATTATCTTCTCCACTTATAGTTAACATCAGAGTTGTTTCTTCGTCTTCTTGTGTCAAGTTCACCTCTTGATCTTGTGGCTTCTTATTTTTACACTCTGAGGCGTAGTGACCATATTGTTGACATTCGAAGCATTTCACGTGACTTTTATCTCTTGGCTTTCAGTTTGTTGCACTAGTTTCTTGGTGAAACCCGCCACCCCAGCGTCCACCTCTCCCCCGGGTCGAACCTCGACCTCTTGAACCATTTCTTCCTCCTCTGCCATTATTCCAACCTCGTCCTCGACCACCCGCCGTGTTCATCTTGTTCGTTGCCTTTTGATTTGACGAATTTTCAGCCTTTGTAAACGGTAATTTGTTTTCATTCATCACACTTCCCTTCTTGAGATTTAGCCTATCCTCATAGGCCTTGTGATGCCCAATAGCCTCCTCAAATGGCATTGAATCGACATCCAAACTTTGTTCAATAGAGGCTACCAGATTAATGAACTTTTTGGGCACCGTATCGAACAATTTTCGGACTAGTTCTTCGTCCTCCAAAGTCGCTCCAACACTGTTATACTTCGATATCATACCCGAAATCTTTCTGGCATACTCATCTATAGTTTCTTCATCCTTCATATGTAAGGCTTGGAATTCACTTTTCAATATCCAAAGCCTTGCCTTTTGCACTCGTTTAGCCCCTACGTACCGCGACTTCAACGAATACCATACCTCTTTAGCCGTCTTCTTCTTGGCAGCTTGTGAAAGTATCTCTTCCAGAATGAAAGCCCGAGCTTGCTTATTCTTCTTCTTGTCTACAAGCACTCCGGTTGCCGGTTCGATGTCTTCCCACAACCCGTGGGCATCCGTGATAGCTTCCATTTTGATTGACCAAGTGTTGTAATTTGTAGCCGCAAGAATCAGACACTGAAACGGGAAGACGTTATCTTTCGGAGGATTGGAGGATGTTACGACTGACATGGTTTCGAAACGAAGAAACTTTGGCATTCAATTGGATCAGAAcagtagctctgataccaaatgttgggTATTAAATTGCAACAACAAGAAACAGAAGTAAAATAACAGAGTAAAATGGGTAGTCGAAAGCTTTATATATTACTGAAAGGATAAAAGCTGGTTAACAAATGTATTTTCGACTAATTTATTGAAGCTAACAAACACTGCTTAAATAGTAAATAAACACAACTGAAAATGCAGAAAATAATGCAACGTA belongs to Helianthus annuus cultivar XRQ/B chromosome 5, HanXRQr2.0-SUNRISE, whole genome shotgun sequence and includes:
- the LOC110943223 gene encoding uncharacterized protein LOC110943223 — protein: MSVVTSSNPPKDNVFPFQCLILAATNYNTWSIKMEAITDAHGLWEDIEPATGVLVDKKKNKQARAFILEEILSQAAKKKTAKEVWYSLKSRYVGAKRVQKARLWILKSEFQALHMKDEETIDEYARKISGMISKYNSVGATLEDEELVRKLFDTVPKKFINLVASIEQSLDVDSMPFEEAIGHHKAYEDRLNLKKGSVMNENKLPFTKAENSSNQKATNKMNTAGGRGRGWNNGRGGRNGSRGRGSTRGRGGRWGGGFHQETSATN